From Chlamydia avium 10DC88:
CTTATTTTCTATGATCTACACACTCCCTTGGGTTACTTGGGGAACAAAACAAACACATTAATTAATTCCTCGGGGCATCGGTTTCCATCACAACCTTTTTTTAAATCTTTAAATCTTCCTAAAATATTTTTTTCTCAACAAGATATAGAAGAACCTTCATTACCTTCATGGAAGATTGCTATTGCAGAACTCCTGATTAAAGAACTTCATTTGGATCCTCCTGAGATCATTGACATGTCCTGTACAGACATCTACCCCATGGAAATAGTAGTAACCTTACGTTCAGGTCACCTACTTAGGTTTCACTACCATGCTCTCCAATTAGGATTAGAAAATTATCACCGTATGCAAGTTAGTATGGGAATAGAAGAAAAATCTCGCTATATTTATGATTTGAGATTCCCTCACTGTGTGTTGTTTAGTAAGTTATGACTCCTGTACTTATTTTAACCCAAGTGCCTTCTGAACAAGAAGCTGAACATATAGCAACTACTTTAATTACACAAAAACTTGCTGCTTGTGTACATATTTTTCCTCAAGGGAAGTCTATCTATACGTGGGATGGAGTTCTGCAATCTTCTTTAGAACATCATTTGCAAATCAAAACATTGTGTTCACAATTTATTCCAGTGTCGCAAGTTATTCATTCATTATGTTCTTATGAAGTTCCTGAAATTCTTTTAATAGAAATTACCTCTTGTGATAAGGAATACTTGCACTGGTTATCCTCAGCAAGCTCTCCTAAAACGACTTAGCACTACATACTAGTCTTGCTATTATTTTCTAATTTAGTACAATTTCTCTAGAATTTTAAAGACGAATCAACATTATTTCTTATCTTATTAGTTTGGATCTTATGGAAGAATTTGTAGCATATATCGTGAAAAATTTAGTTGCTAATCCTGAAGCTGTAGAAATTCGCTCTATACAGGATGAAACTGGCGAGTCCATTAAATTAGAAGTCCGTGTTTCTCCTGATGATATTGGGAAAATCATAGGTAGAAGAGGAAGCACCATACATGCTTTAAGGACAATTCTTAGACGTGTATGCTCTAGATTAAAAAAGAAAGTACAAATTGACTTAGTTCAGCCCGAGGGGACTAAACTACCTTCTGACGAAACTGAAGAAGATTGCTGTGATTTTAACGATTTAGATATGGAGAGTCAATGTTGTCATGAAAGCGGCAGCTGCTGCTCATCTCATCAAGAAGAGGAACCTCAAGACATGTCTTCTGTTCACCATGAGTGTTCGTATCATGGCCATGGGTGAGTAGGCTTTAATATCAAAATTCCTATGAGTATAGCTAAAACTTCCTTCGAGGAGGAGGTTTTAGCTTTTTTGTGATACTGTTTTGATTAGTTCTATATTATTTATTGAGATTGAGTGTTTACGTTCAAAATGATGTAATCCCGAAATAATTATTTCATGAATTATTTGTTCAGCACTCCATCCCAAATGTAGAAAATTATGTAAAAAAGGACTTGCTTTAGTCATTCCTGGGATAGGATTAACTTCAGAAAGCCAAAAGTTCCCTTCATTATCTAAAAAGAAATCTATCCTACAAGAACCTTGGCCTCGCAGCACACGGTATACTCGTTCAGCAAATTCTTTAACCGTGCTCTTTTCTTTTGAAGAAAGATCAGGATTATAGTTTATTTTTACATCGACTTTGTCATTTAAACCATATTTGGTCTCATAATCAATGAATTGTTGTGATCCACGTTCATGGGGATCTGCCATATAATAACAACTGTCTGCATTGCCTATACAAGACACCTCAATTTCTCTAGATCCCAAACGACTCTCTTCGATGAACACATCTGTATCATATAAAAAAGCTTCAGAAATTTTCTCTTGTAATTCTTGTTCATTGTGGACTTCAAAAATTCCTATACTTGATCCTAAATGGGCTGTTTTTACAAACATGGGGAAAGAGAAAGCTATTAAAATATTTCGCAGACATAATTCGGGAGATCTTTTCCAAGCTCTCAGGGTTAATGCTTGATAAGGAACTACAGGGACGCCTACCGAAGCTGCAAGAAGTTTCGTAATAATTTTATCCATGCCTATGGATGCACTGAGTAGAGAAGGTCCTCCATAAGGTTTCCCGATCATGTCTAAAAATCCTTGGAGAG
This genomic window contains:
- the cutA gene encoding divalent-cation tolerance protein CutA; the encoded protein is MTPVLILTQVPSEQEAEHIATTLITQKLAACVHIFPQGKSIYTWDGVLQSSLEHHLQIKTLCSQFIPVSQVIHSLCSYEVPEILLIEITSCDKEYLHWLSSASSPKTT
- a CDS encoding KH domain-containing protein, with protein sequence MEEFVAYIVKNLVANPEAVEIRSIQDETGESIKLEVRVSPDDIGKIIGRRGSTIHALRTILRRVCSRLKKKVQIDLVQPEGTKLPSDETEEDCCDFNDLDMESQCCHESGSCCSSHQEEEPQDMSSVHHECSYHGHG